The Sphingomonas sinipercae genome contains a region encoding:
- a CDS encoding APC family permease, producing MGANTPRGLLRVLGTGFGIAAVIGSVIGVGILRVPAALAGDLNQPILFIGIWLVGAMVAALGANCVAELAVMLPKAGGPYVYIQRAYGDYPGFLMGWVDWFISVASAAYILVAVGEYGLQLAPAFPGGGNAISLCVIVLLFLIHATGLRSGSESQKLLSGAKALAFLSLIVVCLVGGLSVEATPEPRQAIVQPPSWALLLVLGRSAIMVNETFAGWNTPVYLTEENRRPERSIPRALFGGIAIVAAIYVLMNLALLSVLPLEAIAQSKLPLADATALILGDAAGVVVTVLAVVTLMSLCHANLFQAPRILFALSRDGWFHSAASAVTSKGALLPGLAITAGAMIALAMTGTFEELFISIALLGTALDAFTFSAVMRLRKTEPNLPRPYRAKGYPWLPLAVIAYSVVIIAAAAWAEPSSMVRGGLALLASVPAYFWLRSKRKRVSAEPAAS from the coding sequence ATGGGGGCGAACACACCGCGCGGGCTGCTGCGCGTCCTTGGTACCGGATTTGGGATTGCGGCCGTAATCGGCAGCGTGATCGGCGTCGGCATCCTGCGGGTTCCGGCCGCGCTGGCGGGGGATCTCAACCAGCCAATCCTCTTCATCGGTATCTGGCTGGTTGGCGCCATGGTGGCGGCGCTAGGCGCGAACTGCGTCGCGGAACTGGCCGTGATGTTGCCGAAAGCCGGCGGGCCTTACGTCTATATCCAGCGTGCCTATGGCGACTATCCCGGGTTCCTGATGGGATGGGTCGACTGGTTCATCTCGGTCGCCTCAGCCGCGTACATCCTCGTCGCCGTCGGGGAATACGGGTTGCAGCTCGCTCCTGCGTTTCCAGGCGGCGGCAATGCGATCAGCCTGTGCGTCATTGTCCTGTTGTTCCTGATCCACGCGACGGGCCTCCGCAGCGGGAGCGAATCGCAGAAGCTGCTTTCGGGCGCGAAAGCGCTGGCCTTCCTCAGCCTTATCGTCGTCTGCCTGGTCGGCGGCCTGTCGGTCGAAGCGACGCCCGAGCCACGCCAGGCCATAGTGCAGCCGCCATCATGGGCCCTGTTGCTCGTGCTCGGGCGAAGCGCGATCATGGTCAACGAGACGTTCGCCGGCTGGAACACGCCGGTCTATCTCACCGAGGAAAACCGGCGGCCCGAACGGAGCATTCCGCGCGCTTTGTTCGGCGGGATCGCAATCGTGGCCGCAATCTACGTGCTGATGAACCTTGCGCTGTTAAGTGTGCTTCCGCTTGAGGCGATCGCGCAGTCCAAACTGCCGCTGGCCGACGCCACCGCGCTGATCCTCGGGGACGCAGCGGGCGTGGTTGTCACGGTCCTGGCGGTCGTTACCTTGATGAGCCTGTGCCATGCCAACCTGTTCCAGGCGCCGCGCATCCTGTTTGCACTGTCGCGGGACGGCTGGTTCCATAGCGCGGCCAGCGCCGTGACCAGCAAGGGCGCGTTGCTCCCGGGCTTAGCGATCACCGCAGGCGCCATGATTGCCCTGGCCATGACCGGAACGTTCGAAGAGCTGTTCATCAGCATCGCGCTGCTTGGCACCGCGCTGGACGCTTTCACATTCTCAGCGGTGATGCGCCTGCGCAAGACGGAGCCGAACCTTCCCCGGCCCTATCGCGCCAAGGGATATCCGTGGCTACCGCTAGCCGTCATCGCCTACTCGGTCGTCATCATCGCCGCGGCGGCGTGGGCCGAGCCCTCGTCGATGGTGCGCGGCGGCCTCGCCCTACTAGCCAGCGTGCCGGCTTATTTCTGGCTGAGATCGAAGCGGAAAAGGGTGTCGGCGGAGCCGGCCGCATCGTAA
- a CDS encoding extracellular catalytic domain type 1 short-chain-length polyhydroxyalkanoate depolymerase: MRNLSDTLTRLKRLRPALGESTPATSPLQPFTGFGSNPGQLKGWIHVPEAVEPGAPLVVVLHGCTQEAAGYDSSAGWSRLADLHGYIVLYPEQQRSNNPNLCFNWFSPADAARGQGEALSIRQMVTAVQTRHRTDPDRVFITGLSAGGAMTAAMLATYPDVFAAGAVIAGLPFGVACSVPEAFDRMRAHGGPRPERLADLVRDASAHTGPWPRLSVWHGTADQTVDQANAAALIEQWRPLHGAAPAPSKVEDVAGHPHRVWRDSIGREVLEEYRIAGLGHGTPLDPAGSDHAESAAPFMLDAGISSTRLIANFWGIAPKQAQPRTRPSPEAAPAFQGSPHLAKTAASPEQGIQKTIEDALRSAGLLK, encoded by the coding sequence ATGCGAAACCTGTCCGACACTCTTACGCGGCTCAAGCGCTTGCGGCCCGCATTGGGCGAGTCGACGCCCGCAACCAGTCCCCTGCAACCGTTCACCGGCTTCGGCTCCAACCCGGGCCAGCTTAAAGGCTGGATCCATGTTCCCGAAGCCGTCGAACCGGGCGCTCCGCTAGTCGTCGTCCTCCACGGCTGCACCCAGGAAGCGGCGGGCTATGACTCCAGCGCCGGCTGGTCGCGCCTTGCCGACCTTCACGGCTACATCGTCCTTTATCCAGAGCAGCAAAGGTCGAATAATCCCAACCTGTGCTTCAACTGGTTCTCGCCCGCCGACGCCGCGCGGGGCCAGGGCGAGGCGCTGTCGATCCGCCAGATGGTCACCGCGGTCCAGACCCGCCACCGCACCGACCCGGACAGGGTCTTTATCACCGGCTTGTCGGCGGGCGGGGCGATGACCGCGGCCATGCTTGCGACTTACCCGGATGTCTTCGCGGCCGGAGCGGTCATTGCCGGGCTTCCGTTCGGCGTCGCCTGTTCCGTCCCCGAAGCCTTCGACCGCATGCGCGCTCACGGCGGCCCACGGCCGGAAAGGCTCGCGGACCTGGTCAGGGATGCGTCCGCGCATACCGGCCCCTGGCCCCGGCTGTCGGTTTGGCACGGTACGGCCGATCAAACCGTGGACCAAGCCAACGCCGCCGCGCTGATTGAACAATGGCGCCCGCTTCACGGCGCGGCGCCGGCGCCGAGCAAAGTCGAGGATGTCGCCGGCCACCCGCACCGGGTCTGGCGCGACTCGATCGGCCGTGAGGTGCTTGAGGAATACCGCATCGCCGGCCTCGGTCACGGCACCCCGCTCGACCCGGCGGGCAGCGATCACGCAGAGAGCGCCGCTCCGTTCATGCTCGACGCTGGCATCTCCTCGACCCGCCTGATCGCGAATTTCTGGGGCATCGCGCCGAAGCAGGCGCAGCCACGCACCCGGCCGTCACCGGAGGCAGCGCCGGCATTCCAGGGATCGCCGCACCTCGCCAAGACCGCCGCGTCACCCGAGCAGGGTATTCAGAAAACCATCGAGGATGCGCTGCGAAGCGCCGGGCTGCTGAAATAG
- a CDS encoding calcium:proton antiporter codes for MTFARLASLLMPIVGWLVLAATAVGLSSPLLVGIFLIGVVIAAVHHAETVAHRVGEPFGTLILAVAVTVIEVGLIVSLMLANREGAATLARDTVFAACMIILNLLLGLCLIGAARHQKEARFTRTGATAALSTLATLTILTLVLPNHTTTVTGPIYSPPQLAFVAALSLLLYLTFVFVQTVGNRDYFLPKGDLQANAEAHAEPLSVKATWLSFGALVVSLGAVVLMAKSLSAPLESAVAAANAPRALVGIAIAAIVLLPESVAAVRAARANRLQTSLNLALGSALATIGLTIPAVTVTSFALGLPLALGLDGKGTVLLSLTLLIGALSLARGRTTVLHGAVHLVIFGAYLLTTVLP; via the coding sequence ATGACATTCGCTCGGCTTGCCAGTCTCCTGATGCCGATAGTCGGCTGGCTTGTGCTGGCGGCCACCGCGGTCGGATTGTCCTCACCGCTGCTCGTCGGGATCTTCCTGATCGGTGTCGTCATCGCCGCCGTCCACCACGCTGAAACGGTCGCCCACCGGGTCGGCGAACCATTCGGCACCTTGATCCTTGCCGTTGCGGTGACGGTGATCGAGGTCGGGCTGATCGTCTCGTTGATGCTGGCCAACCGCGAGGGTGCCGCAACGCTTGCCCGCGACACGGTTTTCGCCGCCTGCATGATCATCCTCAACCTGCTTCTCGGCCTGTGCCTGATCGGCGCTGCAAGGCACCAGAAAGAGGCGCGGTTCACCCGTACCGGGGCGACCGCGGCCCTCAGCACGCTGGCGACCCTGACCATCTTGACCCTGGTCCTGCCCAATCATACGACGACCGTCACCGGGCCGATCTACAGCCCGCCGCAGCTTGCGTTCGTCGCCGCTCTTTCGCTGCTGCTCTACCTCACGTTCGTGTTCGTCCAGACAGTCGGCAACCGCGATTACTTTCTCCCCAAAGGCGATCTGCAAGCGAACGCCGAGGCGCACGCGGAGCCTTTGAGCGTCAAGGCAACCTGGCTTTCGTTCGGCGCCCTGGTCGTCAGCCTCGGCGCCGTCGTGCTGATGGCCAAATCGCTTTCGGCGCCGCTGGAATCGGCGGTCGCCGCCGCCAATGCGCCGCGTGCGCTAGTCGGCATCGCCATCGCCGCCATCGTCCTCTTGCCGGAAAGTGTCGCCGCGGTCCGCGCGGCCCGCGCCAATCGACTTCAGACGAGCCTCAATCTCGCGCTCGGGTCGGCGCTTGCGACGATTGGGCTGACGATCCCGGCCGTCACCGTCACTTCGTTCGCGCTTGGGCTTCCGCTCGCGCTTGGGTTGGACGGCAAGGGGACCGTGCTCCTGTCGCTCACCCTCCTGATCGGGGCGCTGTCGCTCGCGCGCGGCCGGACGACCGTCCTGCACGGCGCCGTCCACCTGGTAATATTCGGCGCGTACCTGCTGACGACGGTTCTTCCTTAG
- the hemA gene encoding 5-aminolevulinate synthase, with translation MNYDQIFKAAIDRLHDEGRYRVFIDIVRNKGSYPNAHCFGGNGPRPVTVWCSNDYLGMGQHPAVVAAMEEALHECGAGSGGTRNISGNTHYHVQLEAELASLHGKDGALLFTSGYVSNEAALSTLGKLLPGCIIYSDELNHASMIAGIKSSGCEKRVFRHNDLEHLEQMLMEADPEAPKLIAFESVYSMDGDIAPIAAICDLADRYGALTYLDEVHAVGMYGAQGGGISERDCVAQRVTIIEGTLGKAYGVMGGYIAASQQIIDCIRSYAPGFIFTTSLSPVLVAGALASVRHLKVSSAEREAQQAAAATLKKKFAAAGLPVMETVTHIVPLLVGCPVKAKRVSDILLAEYGLYVQPINYPTVPRGTERLRFTPGPVHSAEMMDELTGALVEIWTREEIRLAA, from the coding sequence GTGAACTACGACCAGATCTTCAAGGCGGCGATCGACCGGCTTCACGACGAAGGCCGCTATCGAGTCTTCATCGACATCGTCCGCAACAAGGGGTCCTACCCCAACGCCCATTGTTTTGGCGGCAATGGCCCGCGCCCGGTCACCGTCTGGTGCTCCAACGACTATCTCGGCATGGGCCAGCATCCCGCCGTCGTCGCCGCGATGGAAGAAGCGCTGCACGAATGCGGCGCCGGCTCCGGCGGCACCCGCAACATCAGCGGCAATACCCATTACCACGTCCAGCTCGAAGCCGAGCTTGCCAGCCTCCACGGCAAGGACGGCGCGCTGCTCTTCACCTCGGGCTACGTGTCGAACGAGGCGGCGCTCTCCACGCTGGGCAAGCTGCTGCCCGGCTGCATCATCTATTCCGATGAGCTCAACCACGCCTCGATGATCGCCGGCATCAAGAGCTCGGGCTGCGAAAAGCGCGTCTTCCGCCACAACGACCTCGAGCATCTCGAACAGATGCTGATGGAGGCCGATCCCGAAGCGCCCAAGCTGATCGCCTTCGAAAGCGTCTATTCGATGGACGGCGACATCGCCCCGATCGCCGCCATCTGCGACCTCGCCGACCGCTACGGCGCGCTCACCTACCTCGACGAAGTCCACGCCGTCGGCATGTACGGCGCCCAGGGCGGCGGCATTTCGGAACGCGATTGTGTCGCGCAGCGCGTGACGATCATCGAAGGCACTCTGGGCAAGGCCTATGGCGTCATGGGCGGCTACATCGCCGCCAGCCAGCAGATCATCGACTGCATCCGCAGCTATGCGCCGGGCTTCATCTTCACCACCTCGCTATCACCGGTGCTGGTCGCCGGCGCGCTCGCCAGCGTCCGCCACTTGAAGGTCTCCTCGGCGGAGCGCGAAGCGCAGCAGGCGGCCGCCGCAACGCTTAAAAAGAAATTCGCCGCCGCCGGCCTGCCGGTGATGGAAACGGTGACTCACATCGTGCCGCTGCTGGTCGGCTGCCCGGTCAAGGCCAAGCGCGTCAGCGACATCCTGCTCGCCGAATACGGCCTGTACGTTCAGCCGATCAATTACCCCACCGTCCCCCGCGGCACCGAGCGCCTTCGCTTCACGCCGGGCCCGGTCCATTCAGCCGAAATGATGGACGAACTGACCGGCGCGCTGGTGGAGATCTGGACTCGGGAGGAGATTCGGTTGGCGGCTTAG
- the murI gene encoding glutamate racemase produces MNPAAPLLFFDSGVGGLSVLGPTRALLPTAPIVYAADSAGFPYGTKTEAEIAARVPALLGRLVERFQPRLVVIACNTACTIALDQVRAALDLPVVGTVPAIKPAAERSRTRTIGVLGTEATIRQRYVDDLAAQFAADCTVLRHGSPELVELAERKLGGEPVTVEQVRAATQPLFDQPGGDRLDTVVLACTHFPLLEQELSAAFPGVAWVDGAAGIARRIAFLTRDQPWPADPPAGIAVFTGPPPRRALLGALAAYGLDEVGTI; encoded by the coding sequence ATGAACCCCGCCGCGCCTTTGCTCTTTTTCGATTCCGGCGTCGGCGGGCTGTCGGTGCTCGGGCCGACGCGGGCGCTGCTGCCGACGGCACCGATCGTCTATGCCGCCGACAGCGCCGGCTTCCCTTACGGCACCAAGACGGAAGCCGAGATCGCAGCGCGCGTGCCGGCTCTGCTCGGCCGCCTGGTCGAGCGTTTCCAGCCCCGCCTGGTGGTCATCGCCTGCAACACCGCCTGCACCATCGCCCTCGACCAGGTCCGCGCCGCGCTCGACCTGCCGGTGGTCGGCACGGTCCCGGCGATTAAGCCGGCCGCCGAGCGATCGCGCACCCGCACCATCGGCGTGCTCGGCACTGAGGCCACCATCCGCCAGCGCTACGTCGACGATCTCGCTGCCCAGTTCGCGGCCGACTGCACGGTGCTCCGCCACGGCTCGCCCGAACTGGTGGAGCTGGCGGAACGCAAGCTCGGCGGCGAGCCGGTCACCGTCGAGCAGGTGCGCGCCGCCACCCAGCCGCTCTTCGACCAACCCGGCGGCGACAGGCTCGACACCGTCGTCCTTGCCTGCACCCACTTTCCGCTGCTGGAACAGGAACTGAGCGCGGCTTTCCCCGGCGTTGCCTGGGTCGACGGGGCCGCTGGGATCGCCCGCCGCATCGCTTTCCTCACGCGCGACCAGCCCTGGCCGGCCGACCCGCCCGCCGGAATCGCCGTCTTCACCGGCCCGCCGCCGCGGCGAGCCCTGCTCGGCGCGCTCGCTGCCTATGGCCTCGACGAAGTTGGCACGATCTGA
- the plsY gene encoding glycerol-3-phosphate 1-O-acyltransferase PlsY, whose protein sequence is MSSELLIALAIGYLFGSIPFGLVLTRLAGKGDVRDIGSGNIGATNVLRTGSKPLAALTLVLDCLKATAAILLARALIGDEAALFAAAGAMIGHLYPVWLKFRGGKGVATLLGVLIPLLPIAAAVYAAVWILLLLTIRISSVAGIAAAVSAPITAAILGNDLLFPLLLGFALLILWKHRENILRLKDGTEPRVGRKTTEQ, encoded by the coding sequence ATGTCGTCCGAACTGCTCATTGCCCTGGCCATCGGTTACCTGTTCGGGTCGATCCCGTTCGGCCTGGTGCTGACCCGGCTGGCCGGGAAGGGCGATGTCCGGGACATCGGATCCGGCAACATCGGCGCGACCAACGTGCTTCGCACCGGAAGCAAGCCGCTGGCGGCGCTGACGCTGGTGCTGGACTGCCTGAAGGCGACCGCGGCGATTCTGCTGGCACGGGCGCTGATTGGCGATGAAGCGGCGTTGTTCGCCGCCGCCGGCGCCATGATCGGCCACTTGTACCCGGTGTGGCTGAAGTTTCGCGGGGGCAAGGGCGTGGCGACGCTGCTTGGCGTGCTGATCCCGCTCCTGCCCATCGCCGCCGCGGTCTACGCGGCGGTCTGGATACTCCTGCTGCTGACGATCCGAATCTCGTCGGTCGCGGGGATTGCCGCGGCGGTCAGTGCGCCGATCACTGCCGCGATTTTAGGAAATGACCTGCTCTTCCCACTGCTGCTCGGTTTCGCATTGCTGATCCTTTGGAAGCATCGCGAAAACATCCTTCGCCTGAAGGATGGGACGGAGCCGCGCGTGGGAAGGAAGACCACTGAACAATGA
- the dprA gene encoding DNA-processing protein DprA, which yields MGRSRAWEGRPLNNDLIDRIRLVRSPGIGPVTFRQLLMRFGNARAALEAVPDLARRGGGKAPRLFSQGEAEREVERVERLGARYLALGQGLYPSLLAQLDDAPPLIVARGDLKLLDRPAIAIVGARNASAAACRFARSLAHELGCEGVLVVSGLARGIDAAAHDGSLEVGTVGVVAGGIDVFYPPENEARQQAMFERGLVLAEMPPGTEPRARHFPYRNRIIAGMSAGTVVVEAAPRSGSLITARLAAEAGREVMAVPGSPLDPRAQGCNQLIRDGATLVQNASDVLEAVRPMQVRVASPTAPFEPVEPNGEAVPFDRVEELLGPSPVPVDELIRLSGAPSGAVQMALLELDLAGRLDRHAGGKVSLRVA from the coding sequence ATGGGACGGAGCCGCGCGTGGGAAGGAAGACCACTGAACAATGACCTGATCGACCGCATCCGGCTGGTGCGGTCCCCCGGCATCGGGCCGGTAACGTTCCGCCAGTTGCTGATGCGCTTCGGCAATGCTCGCGCCGCGCTCGAAGCGGTGCCCGACCTTGCGCGGCGCGGGGGCGGAAAGGCGCCGCGCCTGTTCAGCCAGGGTGAGGCCGAGCGGGAAGTGGAGCGGGTCGAGCGACTGGGCGCGCGCTACCTGGCGCTTGGGCAAGGCCTGTACCCGTCGCTGCTCGCGCAACTCGACGATGCGCCGCCGCTGATCGTCGCCAGGGGCGACCTCAAGCTGCTTGACCGGCCCGCGATCGCGATCGTCGGCGCGCGCAATGCCTCCGCAGCGGCGTGCCGCTTCGCCCGGAGCCTTGCGCACGAACTTGGCTGCGAAGGCGTGCTGGTCGTGTCCGGTCTGGCGCGCGGGATCGACGCTGCGGCGCACGACGGATCGCTGGAGGTCGGCACCGTCGGCGTCGTCGCCGGCGGGATCGACGTTTTCTATCCGCCCGAGAATGAGGCGCGGCAGCAAGCGATGTTCGAACGCGGCCTGGTGCTTGCCGAAATGCCGCCGGGCACCGAGCCGCGAGCGCGCCATTTCCCTTATCGCAATCGGATCATCGCCGGGATGAGCGCCGGGACCGTGGTGGTCGAAGCGGCGCCGCGGTCGGGTTCGCTGATTACCGCCAGGCTTGCTGCCGAAGCTGGGCGCGAGGTGATGGCGGTGCCGGGATCGCCGCTCGATCCCCGGGCGCAAGGGTGCAACCAGCTGATCCGCGACGGCGCGACGCTGGTCCAGAATGCCAGCGACGTGCTGGAGGCGGTACGGCCGATGCAGGTCCGAGTCGCTTCGCCCACGGCGCCGTTCGAGCCGGTCGAACCCAACGGCGAGGCGGTTCCATTCGACAGGGTCGAGGAACTGCTCGGCCCTTCGCCGGTGCCGGTCGATGAACTGATCCGGCTGTCGGGGGCGCCGAGCGGGGCGGTGCAGATGGCCCTGCTCGAGCTCGACCTTGCCGGGCGGCTCGACCGTCATGCGGGCGGCAAGGTCAGTTTGAGGGTCGCGTAG
- a CDS encoding VWA domain-containing protein, producing the protein MPAPPPPMAPPSPASPIEMPEASGEIVLTGSRAEASDAKTAVPTPTPVVVAPPVAAVSPEARGPGGFRQAPPAGLLTAGDHDDLLNPMLYARYAARAARQLGQSVTGLPSVDTRRTLSIAVQDSGGRARPFVPVTITCADGNSLTLQTLADGRVVLFPSLDRLGDKVTVAAGGIRKTVLIDAENGGQEQAIVIPGGAAPVRKFDLVIALDTTGSMGDEIEFLKSELQSILGDIRRAYPQLDIRVGLVAYRDEGDDYVTRTDRLTGNFATIQKRLNGTDGDGGGDMPEAMDQALIRAVGLDWRPDAVKSLLLVADAPPHDELQGRAFAAAEAARAKRIQIVPVAASDTDDRAEYFMRAVAAATQSRYIFLTDDSGIGNAHAEPNVDCYVVTKLAGSIRRVLAGQIAGTRVEPLPDEVIRVSGTYDKGRCVLPPDFSIQ; encoded by the coding sequence ATGCCGGCGCCGCCCCCGCCAATGGCGCCGCCTTCGCCGGCTTCCCCGATCGAGATGCCGGAAGCCTCCGGAGAGATCGTTCTGACCGGGTCGAGGGCCGAAGCATCCGACGCGAAAACGGCGGTGCCGACGCCCACTCCGGTGGTGGTGGCACCGCCCGTTGCGGCGGTTTCCCCCGAAGCCCGGGGCCCGGGCGGATTTCGCCAGGCGCCGCCGGCCGGGCTGCTCACCGCCGGCGACCATGACGACCTGCTCAACCCGATGCTCTACGCCCGCTATGCAGCGCGGGCGGCGCGCCAGCTTGGCCAGTCGGTCACCGGCCTGCCGAGCGTCGATACCCGCCGCACGCTTAGCATCGCGGTCCAGGATTCGGGCGGCCGGGCAAGGCCGTTCGTGCCGGTGACGATCACCTGCGCCGACGGCAACAGCCTGACTTTGCAGACCCTTGCCGATGGCCGGGTGGTGCTGTTCCCCTCGCTCGACCGGCTGGGCGACAAGGTCACCGTGGCGGCGGGCGGCATTCGCAAGACGGTGCTGATCGACGCCGAGAACGGCGGCCAGGAGCAGGCGATCGTGATCCCGGGCGGCGCCGCGCCGGTCCGCAAGTTCGACCTGGTCATCGCCCTCGATACGACCGGCAGCATGGGCGACGAGATCGAGTTCCTGAAGTCGGAGTTGCAGTCGATCCTGGGCGACATCCGCCGCGCTTATCCGCAGCTCGACATTCGCGTCGGGCTGGTGGCGTACCGCGATGAGGGCGACGATTATGTGACGCGCACCGATCGCCTGACCGGCAATTTCGCGACCATCCAGAAAAGGCTGAACGGGACGGACGGTGACGGCGGCGGCGACATGCCCGAGGCGATGGACCAGGCGCTGATCCGCGCGGTCGGCCTGGACTGGCGGCCGGACGCGGTGAAGTCGCTGCTGCTGGTCGCCGACGCGCCGCCGCACGATGAACTGCAGGGCAGGGCCTTCGCTGCCGCGGAAGCGGCGCGGGCCAAGCGGATCCAGATCGTCCCGGTGGCCGCGTCCGACACCGACGACCGGGCCGAATATTTCATGCGCGCCGTCGCGGCCGCGACCCAGTCGCGTTACATCTTCCTCACCGACGACAGCGGGATCGGCAATGCACATGCGGAGCCGAACGTCGATTGCTACGTCGTGACGAAGCTGGCCGGAAGCATCCGACGAGTCCTTGCCGGGCAAATTGCCGGCACGCGCGTCGAGCCGCTGCCGGACGAAGTGATCCGGGTCAGCGGCACGTACGACAAGGGCCGCTGCGTCCTGCCGCCGGATTTTTCGATCCAGTAA